In Bacillota bacterium, a single window of DNA contains:
- a CDS encoding class II fumarate hydratase, with amino-acid sequence MVKGFRIEKDSMGEMQVPEDAYYGASTQRAVLNFPISKLRFGRGFIRALGLIKQAAAETNEQLGLLEPRIARAITQAAHEVAEGKFDDQFVVDIFQTGSGTSTNMNANEVIATRAAEILGAPRGSRAVHPNDHVNMCQSSNDVIPAAIHVAAVEAITKELLPALRRLEAGLSAKAEEFWPIIKIGRTHLQDATPIRLGQEFSGYASQVTHSIRRIEQALEDLYELPLGGTAVGTGINAHPEFAAKAIERLSLLTGQPFREADNHFEAQAAKDAVVQASGALRTAAVALMKIANDVRWLGSGPRCGIGEVLIPATQPGSSIMPGKVNPVIAESLMMICAQVMGNDTTVMICGQHGNFELNVMMPVMAHRLLESIELLASGASNFQDKLVAGLRADRERCESLVEQSLAMVTVLAPRIGYDRAAALAKQAHESRRTIREIALEQKILPPDELNALLDPESQTRPGLGGASAGG; translated from the coding sequence GTGGTGAAGGGGTTCCGCATCGAGAAGGACTCGATGGGTGAGATGCAGGTACCCGAGGACGCTTACTACGGCGCCTCGACTCAGCGCGCGGTGCTCAACTTCCCCATCAGCAAGCTGCGCTTCGGGCGCGGCTTCATCCGGGCCCTGGGCCTCATCAAGCAGGCGGCCGCGGAAACCAACGAGCAGTTGGGCCTCCTCGAGCCGCGCATCGCCCGGGCCATCACCCAGGCCGCCCATGAAGTGGCCGAGGGTAAGTTTGACGACCAGTTCGTGGTGGACATCTTTCAAACCGGCTCCGGCACATCGACCAACATGAACGCCAACGAGGTGATCGCCACCCGGGCGGCCGAGATCCTCGGCGCCCCCAGGGGATCCCGGGCGGTCCACCCCAACGACCACGTCAACATGTGCCAGTCGAGCAACGACGTGATCCCCGCGGCCATTCACGTGGCTGCCGTGGAGGCCATCACGAAGGAGCTGCTGCCCGCCCTGCGGCGGCTGGAGGCGGGTTTGAGCGCGAAGGCCGAGGAGTTCTGGCCCATCATCAAGATCGGCCGCACCCACCTGCAGGATGCCACGCCGATCCGGCTGGGGCAGGAGTTCAGCGGCTATGCCAGCCAGGTCACCCATAGCATTCGGCGCATCGAGCAGGCGCTCGAGGACCTCTACGAACTTCCGCTGGGTGGAACGGCAGTCGGAACGGGCATCAACGCGCACCCCGAGTTTGCAGCGAAGGCCATCGAACGCCTGTCGCTGCTGACCGGGCAGCCGTTCCGGGAGGCCGACAACCACTTTGAGGCTCAGGCCGCCAAGGACGCCGTGGTGCAGGCCAGCGGCGCGCTGCGAACGGCGGCCGTGGCCCTGATGAAGATCGCCAACGACGTCCGGTGGCTGGGCTCGGGGCCGCGCTGCGGCATCGGCGAGGTGTTGATCCCGGCGACGCAGCCGGGCTCGTCCATCATGCCCGGCAAGGTGAACCCGGTCATCGCCGAGTCGCTCATGATGATCTGCGCTCAGGTGATGGGCAACGACACCACCGTCATGATCTGCGGCCAGCACGGCAACTTCGAACTCAACGTCATGATGCCGGTCATGGCCCACCGTCTGCTTGAGTCCATCGAGCTTCTCGCAAGCGGCGCCAGCAACTTCCAGGATAAGCTGGTGGCCGGCCTGCGCGCCGACAGGGAACGGTGCGAGAGCCTGGTCGAGCAGAGCCTGGCCATGGTGACGGTGCTTGCGCCCCGAATCGGGTACGACCGGGCGGCGGCGCTCGCCAAGCAGGCTCACGAATCCCGGCGCACGATCCGCGAGATCGCCCTGGAGCAGAAGATCCTGCCGCCCGACGAGCTGAACGCGCTGCTCGATCCGGAAAGCCAGACCCGGCCCGGCCTGGGCGGCGCCAGCGCGGGCGGCTGA
- a CDS encoding aldehyde dehydrogenase family protein, whose protein sequence is MDFYPMYIGGRWVASKSGERFTSLNPANGEILGEVAKGGREDAEAAIQAAKEAFEPWRKTPAPRRGEILFRAAEILKARKEELARLMTREMGKVLVEARGDVQEAIDMTYYMAGEGRRLFGETVPAEMPNKFAMAVREAIGVVGVITPWNFPIAIPSWKIMPALICGNTVVLKPASDTPILAYTLVKILEEAGVPPGVVNLVYGPGSTVGEAILEHPDVPVITFTGSNPAGVRVNTVAAPRLKRVHLELGGKNAIIVMDDADLDLAVEGIVWSAFGTSGQRCTAASRVIAHRAIKDQLLSRLMDRVRRMRLGDGLLPETDVGPVINRDSLHKIHSYTEIARQEGASVAVGGEIATEGELAKGFFYKPTIFVDVKPEMRVAQEEIFGPVTSVIEARGLEEAIAINNRVSYGLSSSIYTRNVNTAFTAIRDLMTGLVYVNHGTIGSEVHLPFGGMRQTGNGHREAGQAAIDFYTEWKSVYVDFSGKLQRAQIDIPAEPAAAAASAR, encoded by the coding sequence ATGGACTTCTACCCCATGTACATCGGAGGCCGGTGGGTTGCGAGCAAGAGCGGCGAGCGGTTTACCAGCCTCAACCCCGCCAACGGCGAGATCCTCGGGGAGGTGGCCAAGGGGGGGCGCGAGGACGCTGAGGCCGCCATCCAGGCAGCGAAAGAGGCGTTCGAGCCCTGGCGCAAGACGCCGGCGCCCCGGCGGGGTGAGATCCTGTTCCGCGCGGCCGAGATCCTCAAGGCTCGCAAGGAGGAGCTTGCCCGCCTCATGACCCGGGAGATGGGCAAGGTGCTCGTGGAGGCCCGGGGGGACGTCCAGGAAGCCATCGACATGACCTACTACATGGCGGGCGAGGGGCGGCGGCTGTTCGGGGAGACGGTGCCCGCCGAGATGCCGAACAAGTTCGCCATGGCTGTGCGGGAGGCCATCGGGGTGGTGGGGGTCATCACGCCCTGGAACTTCCCCATCGCCATCCCGAGCTGGAAGATCATGCCGGCCCTCATCTGCGGCAACACCGTGGTGTTGAAGCCGGCCAGCGATACGCCCATCCTGGCCTACACGCTGGTCAAGATTCTGGAGGAGGCGGGTGTGCCGCCCGGCGTGGTCAACCTGGTCTACGGGCCGGGCAGCACTGTGGGCGAGGCCATCCTGGAACATCCGGACGTGCCGGTCATCACCTTCACGGGTTCAAACCCCGCAGGCGTGCGCGTCAACACCGTGGCGGCACCGCGGCTCAAGCGGGTTCACCTGGAGCTGGGCGGCAAGAACGCCATCATCGTCATGGACGACGCAGACCTGGACCTGGCCGTGGAGGGCATCGTCTGGAGCGCGTTCGGTACGTCGGGGCAGCGCTGCACGGCGGCAAGCCGCGTGATCGCGCACCGCGCCATCAAGGACCAGCTGCTCTCCAGGCTGATGGATCGGGTTCGCCGGATGCGGCTGGGCGACGGCCTGCTCCCGGAGACGGACGTCGGGCCCGTCATCAACCGCGACTCGCTCCACAAGATCCACAGCTACACTGAGATTGCCCGGCAGGAAGGCGCCAGCGTGGCGGTGGGCGGCGAGATCGCCACGGAGGGGGAGCTGGCGAAGGGGTTCTTCTACAAGCCGACCATCTTTGTGGACGTAAAGCCCGAGATGCGGGTGGCGCAGGAGGAGATCTTCGGCCCGGTGACGTCGGTCATCGAGGCAAGAGGTCTGGAGGAGGCCATTGCCATCAACAACCGGGTCAGCTACGGGCTTTCCAGCTCCATCTACACCCGCAACGTCAACACCGCCTTCACGGCCATCCGGGACCTGATGACGGGGCTCGTCTACGTCAACCACGGCACCATCGGCTCGGAGGTGCACCTGCCCTTCGGGGGGATGCGGCAGACGGGCAATGGCCACCGGGAGGCCGGCCAGGCGGCCATCGACTTCTACACCGAGTGGAAGAGCGTCTACGTGGACTTCAGCGGCAAGCTGCAGCGGGCGCAGATCGACATTCCTGCAGAGCCTGCAGCGGCCGCAGCGTCGGCGCGGTGA